One window of the Anopheles cruzii chromosome 2, idAnoCruzAS_RS32_06, whole genome shotgun sequence genome contains the following:
- the LOC128277326 gene encoding lipase maturation factor 2-like, with amino-acid sequence MDKNRGDKNDVKKQDNAVDIDDVPRVRNLLLRSVCAVYLMAFVSFYCQAEGLYGDAGILPANRILENGTLKERLSLLQLAPFLGLGASHETIDLLCLAGATIAFVGLVSRAHCRLVSFIAMWALYFSLVQIAQSFRQQADHLLLEAGFLCILLAPARLTDGRNPIEDIALLLLKWLVFRFMFASGSVKLASGCPLWWSLDGLKRHYETMPLPTSYSWYTYQLPDAFHRLSTVYVFLSELVVPWLFFAPNRAVRRFAFLWHAFLHLNIIGCGNYGFLSPLVLTLLVTLLDDDDKLLLRLTGGRQPPKVRGRGSSSGQQSETSDASERTGSRIVRAIGALMVVGSWICFGVGFSSGGQLTFKATFSRDQYLNIMQTMVHAAPLLVFVLLVRQFLRLLSFQDTVGSMGEGVRQFTKNVGLFIATIVAFTVFFMSIVPHSRLLPTTAISSRPMTRAYGGLHSLYVVNQYGQHLSKMRPARREVVLEYANDLNGTWHEYGFRYKPWTEERAASLSYAGLHFPRFDFKFYDAAGSKTDAQRWFYPMVQRLLQHQRPVLELFDGAHVPAKPPRFIRASLYRFSYTTFPAAGGFWTRERLADYFSVFSLGDTHLRDKLKQMGFRATADDGASSWNWLLRWLLDAVRRFVATIEGSYLVTGLVVAAAALIYTQTQQERVASRAS; translated from the exons ATGGACAAGAACCGAGGTGATAAAAACGATGTGAAGAAACAGGACAACGCCGTCGATATCGATGATGTACCTCGTGTGCGGAATTTACTGCTCCGTTCGGTGTGTGCTGTATATTTGATGGCTTTTGTCAGCTTTTATTGCCAGGCAGAAG GACTATACGGAGACGCCGGCATCCTGCCGGCGAACCGGATTCTGGAGAATGGCACGTTGAAGGAGCGATTGAGCCTTCTGCAGCTGGCCCCGTTTCTTGGGTTGGGCGCGAGCCACGAGACGATCGATTTGCTGTGTCTGGCGGGTGCGACGATTGCATTCGTGGGGCTGGTGTCCCGAGCCCACTGTCGGTTGGTTAGCTTTATTGCAATGTGGGCGCTGTACTTCTCGCTCGTGCAAATCGCGCAATCCTTCCGCCAGCAAGCCGATCACCTGCTGCTCGAGGCCGGCTTCCTGTGCATCCTGCTGGCCCCCGCTCGGCTAACGGACGGCCGCAATCCGATCGAAGAcattgcgctgctgctgctgaagtggCTCGTGTTTCGGTTCATGTTCGCCTCGGGATCGGTCAAGCTGGCTAGCGGCTGCCCGCTGTGGTGGTCGCTGGACGGCCTGAAGCGCCACTACGAAACGATGCCCCTGCCCACCTCGTACAGCTGGTACACGTACCAGCTGCCGGACGCATTCCATCGGCTCAGCACGGTCTACGTGTTTCTGAGCGAGCTCGTCGTTCCGTGGCTATTTTTCGCGCCCAATCGAGCCGTCCGCCGGTTTGCCTTCCTTTGGCACGCCTTTCTCCATCTGAACATCATCGGGTGTGGCAATTACGGATTCCTGTCCCCGCTCGTGCTGACCCTCCTGGTGACCTTgctcgatgacgacgacaaacTGCTGCTCCGGTTGACGGGGGGAAGGCAGCCGCCGAAAGTGCGGGGTCGTGGCTCGTCGTCTGGCCAACAAAGCGAGACGAGTGACGCGTCGGAACGCACCGGTAGCCGCATCGTTAGGGCGATTGGCGCCCTGATGGTGGTCGGATCGTGGATTTGCTTCGGTGTCGGATTTTCGTCCGGCGGTCAGCTTACGTTCAAGGCGACCTTCTCGAGGGACCAGTACTTGAACATTATGCAAACGATGGTGCACGCCGCTCCGTTGCTGGTGTTTGTCCTGCTCGTGCGGCAGTTCCTGAGGCTGCTCTCCTTCCAGGACACCGTCGGAAGTATG GGCGAAGGCGTGCGTCAGTTTACGAAAAATGTCGGCCTATTTATCGCCACCATCGTCGCGTTTACGGTGTTTTTCATGTCGATCGTGCCACACTCGCGGCTGCTGCCAACTACGGCCATCTCTTCGCGGCCGATGACACGCGCGTACGGCGGGCTGCACAGTCTGTACGTCGTGAACCAGTACGGCCAGCACCTGTCCAAGATGCGCCCGGCCCGCCGTGAGGTCGTGCTGGAGTACGCGAACGACCTGAACGGAACCTGGCACGAGTACGGCTTCCGTTACAAACCGTGGACGGAGGAACGGGCCGCTTCGCTATCGTACGCGGGGCTGCACTTTCCGCGGTTCGATTTTAAGTTCTACGATGCGGCCGGCTCGAAGACCGATGCCCAGCGGTGGTTCTACCCGATGGTGCAGCGTCTCCTGCAGCATCAGCGCCCGGTACTGGAGCTGTTCGACGGGGCACACGTTCCGGCGAAGCCTCCCCGATTCATACGGGCATCACTGTATCGCTTCTCGTACACCACGttcccggcggccggtggtttTTGGACCCGCGAGCGCCTGGCGGATTACTTCAGCGTGTTCTCACTGGGCGATACGCATCTGCGCGACAAGTTGAAACAAATGGGCTTTCGAGCGACGGCGGACGACGGTGCGTCGTCCTGGAACTGGTTGCTGCGCTGGCTGCTGGACGCCGTCCGGCGCTTCGTGGCCACTATCGAGGGCAGCTATCTGGTGACGGGACTGGTCGTGGCAGCTGCCGCGCTTATCTACACACAGACCCAACAAGAGCGCGTTGCGTCGCGGGCATCCTAG